In one Flammeovirga yaeyamensis genomic region, the following are encoded:
- a CDS encoding glycoside hydrolase family 2 TIM barrel-domain containing protein: protein MKRQLLTLCMWLLAVPMLLAQSDGQTDFNKNWKFFKGSVNEGEKLALNDDNWRTVRIPHDWAIEGPFSKEYSTRSGGLPFHGEGWYRKHFTLTEAQKGKQIAIEFEGVMNNSEVWINGHYLGKRPFGYIGFEYDLTPYLNEKSENVIAVKVSPEDLSSRWYPGAGMYRKVWLNVNNPIHVGHWGSFVKANNVTSRVATVEVSIEVQNHLKSDEIVSIMNKVISPEGKVVKVMKTKTVAEKEATVQSLQSFNLLSPALWSQEEPNLYHVVTEIKNQEGELMDTYTTRFGVRDIKFTAKEGFFLNGKLTKFKGVCLHHDLGPLGTAVNKRATERQLQIMKDMGVNAIRTSHNPPSRELLEACDEMGLIVIDEAFDEWKIGKIENGYHKYFDEWHERDLRDMIRRDRNHPSIILWSIGNEILEQGSKDGWKVANRLATICHEEDPSRPNTVGFNNYGGSIKNKLADQIDVVGFNYKPAKYSELVEQHPDWIIYGSETESVTSSRGVYQDTFLEKYKTHEDKQVTSYDIIGPVWAYPPDMEFKFQKENPSIMGEFMWTGFDYYGEPTPYGGRDNDTNGYWEADWPSKSSYFGAVDLCGFPKDRFYLYQSEWTDTPMVHLLPHWNWKGHEGKNIPVFVYTNADEVELYLNGESLGKKVKGVDKAIIPVSFRFYEGPNNFESPYRLRWDVPYKEGELKAVAYKDGQVIGEEVINTTSKAKSIALEADRQVISADNGEDLVYVTARALDEKGNFCATFNGELSFDVQGTGTFEATGNGDPITTIVPQSKKLKFFNGMALVIARANEGVEGTITITAKGKRLKSATIKVETKLSSSSKKEL from the coding sequence ATGAAAAGGCAATTACTAACATTATGTATGTGGCTGTTGGCTGTTCCAATGCTTTTGGCACAGTCAGACGGACAAACGGACTTCAATAAAAACTGGAAGTTTTTTAAAGGAAGTGTAAATGAAGGCGAAAAACTAGCCCTAAATGACGACAATTGGAGAACGGTTCGTATCCCACACGATTGGGCGATCGAAGGACCATTCTCTAAAGAATATAGTACAAGAAGTGGTGGACTTCCTTTCCATGGAGAAGGTTGGTACCGCAAGCATTTTACTTTAACAGAAGCACAAAAAGGAAAACAAATTGCCATCGAATTCGAAGGGGTAATGAATAATTCTGAGGTATGGATTAACGGACATTACTTAGGAAAAAGACCTTTTGGATATATCGGTTTTGAATACGATTTAACACCTTACTTAAACGAGAAAAGCGAGAACGTTATCGCAGTGAAAGTAAGTCCAGAGGATTTATCATCAAGATGGTATCCTGGAGCAGGAATGTATCGTAAAGTTTGGCTGAATGTCAATAACCCCATTCATGTTGGACATTGGGGATCTTTCGTAAAAGCCAATAATGTGACATCAAGAGTAGCGACTGTTGAAGTATCCATTGAGGTACAAAATCACCTAAAATCAGACGAGATCGTATCCATCATGAATAAAGTGATATCGCCAGAGGGTAAAGTGGTGAAAGTGATGAAAACAAAAACGGTCGCTGAAAAAGAAGCCACTGTTCAATCCTTACAATCTTTCAATTTACTATCACCTGCTTTATGGTCGCAAGAGGAGCCAAATCTTTATCATGTGGTGACGGAAATCAAAAACCAAGAAGGAGAATTGATGGATACTTACACGACTCGATTTGGTGTAAGAGATATCAAGTTTACAGCAAAAGAAGGATTTTTCTTGAACGGAAAACTAACAAAGTTCAAAGGAGTTTGCTTGCATCATGATTTAGGCCCATTAGGAACGGCTGTGAATAAAAGAGCAACGGAACGTCAGTTACAGATTATGAAAGATATGGGGGTGAATGCTATCCGTACTTCACATAATCCTCCAAGTAGAGAGTTGTTGGAAGCGTGTGATGAAATGGGATTAATTGTTATCGATGAAGCATTTGACGAGTGGAAAATTGGAAAGATAGAAAACGGATATCATAAATATTTTGATGAATGGCACGAGCGTGATTTAAGAGACATGATTCGTCGAGATCGTAACCACCCATCGATTATTTTATGGAGTATTGGTAACGAGATTTTAGAACAAGGATCGAAAGACGGTTGGAAAGTAGCGAATAGATTAGCTACAATTTGTCATGAAGAAGATCCATCGCGTCCAAACACGGTAGGCTTCAATAACTACGGTGGTTCAATTAAAAATAAATTAGCGGATCAGATTGATGTGGTAGGTTTCAACTACAAGCCAGCCAAATATTCAGAGTTAGTGGAACAACATCCGGATTGGATTATTTATGGTTCGGAAACAGAATCGGTAACAAGTTCTAGAGGGGTGTATCAAGATACTTTCTTGGAGAAATACAAAACACACGAAGACAAGCAAGTAACGAGTTATGATATTATAGGTCCAGTTTGGGCGTATCCTCCAGATATGGAATTCAAATTCCAAAAAGAGAATCCATCGATTATGGGAGAGTTTATGTGGACAGGTTTTGATTATTATGGTGAACCAACTCCGTACGGTGGTCGCGACAACGATACAAATGGCTATTGGGAAGCCGATTGGCCTTCGAAATCGTCTTACTTTGGAGCAGTAGATTTATGTGGTTTCCCTAAAGACCGTTTCTACCTTTACCAAAGTGAGTGGACAGATACACCAATGGTACATTTACTTCCTCATTGGAATTGGAAAGGTCATGAAGGTAAAAACATTCCAGTATTTGTGTACACCAATGCAGATGAAGTAGAGTTATATTTGAATGGAGAGTCGTTAGGTAAAAAAGTGAAAGGTGTCGATAAGGCCATCATTCCGGTAAGCTTCCGTTTCTATGAAGGCCCTAACAATTTTGAATCACCTTACCGTTTACGTTGGGATGTTCCTTACAAAGAAGGAGAGTTGAAAGCAGTGGCTTATAAAGATGGTCAAGTGATTGGAGAAGAAGTGATCAACACGACATCAAAAGCAAAATCAATTGCTTTAGAAGCAGATAGACAAGTGATTTCAGCTGATAATGGTGAAGATTTAGTGTATGTTACAGCAAGAGCCTTAGACGAAAAAGGTAACTTCTGTGCGACTTTCAACGGAGAATTATCATTTGATGTACAAGGGACAGGAACGTTCGAAGCAACAGGAAATGGTGATCCTATTACAACGATCGTCCCTCAAAGTAAAAAGCTAAAATTCTTCAACGGAATGGCTTTAGTAATTGCAAGGGCGAACGAAGGTGTGGAAGGAACAATCACGATTACAGCAAAAGGTAAACGCTTAAAATCGGCCACTATAAAAGTAGAAACTAAACTTTCTTCTTCATCAAAGAAAGAACTATAA
- a CDS encoding response regulator transcription factor yields the protein MLTTKETKNTDSALIQYTSKVEEFNLLDFEEYLLNQLIATSLCGIDEDDLISKSFLIKSEATDFLSDPLRKIMSIPVYFYLINLDEELIFYTLWEKTRCQELIITCFPVTGKKEKKIFEHYKKLHTNYKRSKDNYQNLTHREKDIAIYLSEGLSNQDISDKLFISINTTKNHRRSIVKKLNCTSIVELQKIVFANRFFDNSVNQVFE from the coding sequence ATGCTAACTACAAAAGAAACAAAAAATACAGATTCAGCCCTTATACAGTATACCTCGAAGGTTGAGGAATTTAACCTCCTTGATTTCGAGGAATACTTATTAAATCAATTAATTGCGACCTCATTATGTGGTATTGATGAGGATGATCTTATTTCAAAATCATTTTTGATAAAGTCAGAAGCAACAGATTTTCTAAGTGATCCTCTTAGGAAAATCATGAGTATTCCCGTCTATTTCTATTTGATAAATCTCGATGAAGAGTTGATTTTTTATACACTTTGGGAAAAAACGCGATGCCAAGAATTAATAATCACTTGCTTTCCGGTAACAGGTAAAAAGGAAAAGAAAATCTTTGAGCATTATAAAAAGCTTCATACGAATTATAAAAGAAGTAAAGACAATTATCAAAATCTTACCCATAGAGAAAAAGATATTGCCATTTACCTTTCGGAAGGTCTTTCCAATCAGGATATCTCCGACAAACTTTTTATCAGTATCAACACCACAAAAAATCACAGAAGAAGCATTGTCAAAAAATTGAATTGTACTTCCATTGTAGAACTACAAAAGATCGTTTTTGCGAATCGCTTTTTTGATAACAGCGTAAATCAGGTCTTTGAATAA
- a CDS encoding two-component regulator propeller domain-containing protein, whose product MKALLYYTKALGLLLSTLLFTINGLANDGGAIFQHYTTRQGLSQNDINCLFQDSQGLLWMGTNDGLSSFDGYTFKDYRMDTHDIPSNLINKIIEDDFGNLWLGTADAGLCRFNLKTEVFTTFGNTAETPKLITKNNVYRMVLDKQGNLWFGNTKGLNCVKKEYLNQEKIKVNKYRHNKHNQESLHANIIRDLLVDSQGRVLVANGSGLQQYMPPTGKDDYGSFKDWNIYLKKRRGVMAMTEGENSIIIAFFDGIYELKVDKDGRNSSLKRLSNLKCDVIIKDINGIFWAGSKRGLFRLKYDLITEKLIQLDHYNKDEYLNSNIVHTIYEDKTGIIWIGTVGGGIKKYNPRLKKFRHIQREDEEGSLSYNKVRSVYEDTLNRLWVGTEGGGLNYLSADNKDYENGFKHISLEVDKRSQNTVYDINEFRNNLILGVGYPLKIVAKSIDQADKIGQNLRGNSITPPFLTNSVFITETEGDSVIWLGSYGGGLIRGIIQEDGNLDWQRIKIARKEAYKDPIEVVRNILVDKKGNVWVGTNQGLLFISKSQKHLENPQCKLFSSLKDDDQSLSYNYILPLFEASNGEIWIGTMGGGLNIITPQSSINDLKFEHLSTQNGLPSNVIKAILEDDYGNLWVSSNKGLSKISLDDRRVKNFDVSDGLQDNEFGELTAIKRRNGELIFGGVNGINVFYPHEIVDDKTIADLVFTDLKVLNKEVNTNEEFESNNILEKSIRYTDHIVLNSSQNSFAVRFAYLHYASPNKNKYLYKLEGYDKDWITSDAMQREAKYTNLSAGTYKLLVKASNGDHIWNPKPIELSIEILPPLWLTWWAKLFYVIVVIGIVYFFSIYTVINARKKSQLEMVKFEHEKLEDLSQLKLQFFTNISHELRTPLTLINTPVEQLIKRGKSLSEYDREKSYQLIHKNIQHLMRLVNQLLDFRKVEQGKMSLHLTRGNWSTFAEQVYFSFKEFAEQTNITLNYRASDDKIFGLLDTDKVEKILYNLLSNAFKFTNEGEISMSVTQENEFVKITLEDTGIGIPKEQIKFLFDRFYQVEKLKNAKHRGTGIGLAFTKSLVDLHHGEITVDSKVNKGTIFTLTFPLDDMMYSHDHIEESAKEAETPILEDDEMMETSTKAKILVIDDNFSIREMMKDLLKDTYDVYLADNGKNGLDLAKKIMPNLIISDIMMPEMDGYELTQRIREDNHICHLPIILLTAKKSEESKLKGYEYGVDAYVTKPFNSEVLLARILTLIENRKNQQNRFRVDIDIQPSEITFTSLDEKFLNRLVKIVEDNISDSEFTVEKLAMEYGVTTLRLNQKLKALTGQTAKGFIRNIRLKRAAQLLKLGRFNVSDVTYEVGFNDLKYFRNCFKKEFGLLPSQYAKEKRAEEAEEVE is encoded by the coding sequence ATGAAAGCATTACTTTACTATACAAAAGCTTTAGGGTTATTACTATCAACTTTACTCTTCACAATAAATGGATTGGCGAACGATGGTGGGGCTATTTTTCAGCATTATACCACTCGTCAGGGTTTATCTCAGAATGATATTAACTGTTTATTTCAGGATAGTCAGGGTTTGTTATGGATGGGAACCAACGATGGTTTAAGCAGCTTCGATGGGTATACTTTTAAAGATTACCGAATGGATACGCACGATATTCCATCCAACCTAATCAATAAAATTATAGAAGACGATTTTGGCAACCTATGGTTAGGCACAGCCGATGCTGGACTTTGTCGATTTAACCTGAAAACAGAAGTATTTACCACCTTCGGAAACACAGCAGAAACTCCAAAACTAATTACCAAAAACAACGTGTACCGTATGGTTTTGGACAAACAAGGCAACCTATGGTTTGGGAATACCAAAGGGTTGAACTGTGTGAAAAAGGAGTATTTAAATCAGGAGAAAATTAAGGTAAATAAATACAGACACAATAAGCACAATCAGGAAAGCTTACACGCCAATATTATCAGAGATCTTCTGGTGGATAGTCAAGGGAGAGTTTTGGTGGCGAATGGAAGTGGCTTACAACAGTATATGCCTCCGACAGGAAAAGATGATTACGGATCGTTCAAAGATTGGAATATCTATTTGAAGAAAAGAAGAGGGGTGATGGCCATGACAGAAGGAGAAAACTCCATCATCATCGCATTTTTTGATGGTATCTATGAGCTTAAAGTAGATAAAGACGGACGAAACTCATCGTTAAAACGACTGTCGAATTTAAAGTGTGATGTGATTATCAAAGATATCAATGGCATTTTTTGGGCAGGATCTAAGCGTGGATTATTTCGATTGAAGTACGATTTGATTACAGAGAAGTTAATTCAACTAGATCATTATAATAAAGATGAATACCTAAATTCTAATATTGTTCATACGATTTACGAAGATAAAACAGGAATTATTTGGATTGGAACTGTAGGTGGTGGTATCAAAAAATATAATCCGAGGTTAAAGAAATTTAGACATATCCAAAGAGAAGATGAAGAGGGAAGCTTATCCTACAATAAAGTGAGATCGGTGTATGAAGATACTTTAAACCGACTTTGGGTGGGAACTGAAGGAGGCGGATTAAACTATTTATCAGCTGATAATAAAGATTATGAAAATGGCTTCAAGCATATCAGTTTAGAAGTAGATAAACGCAGTCAGAATACCGTTTATGATATCAATGAGTTTAGAAATAATTTGATATTAGGAGTGGGTTATCCTTTAAAGATAGTAGCTAAATCTATTGATCAAGCAGATAAAATAGGACAAAATCTAAGAGGTAATTCTATAACTCCACCTTTTCTAACCAACTCAGTATTTATTACAGAAACAGAAGGTGATTCTGTGATTTGGTTAGGATCTTATGGAGGAGGTTTAATTCGAGGGATTATTCAAGAGGATGGAAATTTAGATTGGCAACGCATTAAGATTGCTCGAAAGGAAGCTTACAAAGATCCGATCGAAGTGGTAAGAAATATCTTAGTTGATAAAAAAGGAAACGTTTGGGTGGGTACGAACCAAGGTTTGCTATTTATATCAAAATCTCAGAAACATCTGGAAAATCCACAATGTAAACTGTTTTCATCACTTAAAGATGATGATCAGTCGTTAAGCTACAATTATATTTTACCCCTTTTCGAAGCGTCCAATGGAGAAATTTGGATTGGTACTATGGGTGGTGGTTTAAACATTATCACTCCTCAATCCAGTATCAATGATTTAAAATTTGAGCATCTATCTACTCAAAACGGATTACCAAGTAATGTAATTAAAGCTATTTTGGAAGACGATTATGGTAACCTTTGGGTATCGAGTAACAAAGGTTTGAGTAAAATATCTTTGGATGATAGAAGAGTGAAAAACTTTGATGTAAGTGACGGACTTCAGGATAACGAATTTGGAGAGTTAACCGCCATTAAACGTAGAAATGGAGAACTCATTTTTGGCGGGGTGAACGGAATAAATGTCTTCTACCCTCATGAAATAGTAGATGATAAAACCATTGCCGATTTAGTGTTTACTGATCTTAAAGTGTTGAATAAAGAGGTGAACACCAATGAAGAATTTGAATCGAATAATATCTTAGAAAAGTCGATACGCTATACGGATCACATTGTCTTAAACTCTTCACAAAATAGTTTTGCGGTAAGGTTTGCTTATTTGCACTATGCATCGCCTAACAAGAACAAATACTTATATAAGTTGGAGGGATACGATAAGGATTGGATCACTTCTGATGCCATGCAAAGGGAAGCAAAGTACACCAACTTATCGGCAGGGACTTATAAATTATTGGTAAAGGCGTCGAATGGAGATCATATTTGGAATCCAAAACCTATCGAATTATCTATCGAAATATTACCACCACTTTGGTTGACTTGGTGGGCCAAATTATTCTATGTGATTGTGGTAATCGGAATAGTTTACTTCTTTTCGATTTACACTGTGATTAATGCAAGAAAGAAATCCCAATTGGAAATGGTGAAGTTTGAACATGAGAAATTGGAAGATTTGAGTCAGTTAAAACTTCAGTTCTTTACCAACATTTCTCATGAGTTAAGAACACCTCTAACATTGATCAATACTCCGGTAGAGCAATTGATAAAGAGAGGGAAAAGCTTATCGGAATACGATAGAGAAAAGTCGTATCAATTGATCCACAAAAACATTCAGCATTTAATGCGTTTGGTAAATCAGTTGTTGGATTTCAGAAAAGTGGAGCAAGGAAAAATGTCTCTTCACCTGACTCGTGGTAATTGGAGTACGTTTGCCGAACAAGTGTATTTCTCTTTCAAAGAGTTTGCAGAACAAACCAACATCACTCTAAATTACCGTGCATCTGATGACAAGATTTTTGGTTTGTTGGATACAGATAAAGTGGAGAAGATCCTCTACAATTTATTATCAAATGCTTTTAAATTTACGAACGAAGGAGAGATTAGTATGTCGGTAACTCAGGAGAATGAGTTCGTGAAAATCACTTTAGAAGATACAGGAATCGGCATTCCAAAAGAACAAATCAAGTTCTTGTTCGATCGATTCTATCAAGTAGAAAAATTAAAAAATGCCAAGCATAGAGGGACCGGTATTGGATTAGCCTTTACCAAAAGTTTAGTCGATTTACATCATGGTGAAATCACTGTGGACAGTAAAGTGAACAAGGGAACGATCTTCACTTTAACTTTCCCATTGGATGATATGATGTACAGTCATGATCACATCGAAGAGTCGGCCAAAGAAGCGGAAACGCCAATTCTAGAAGACGATGAGATGATGGAAACTTCTACAAAAGCCAAAATTTTAGTGATTGACGATAACTTCTCTATCAGAGAAATGATGAAGGATCTACTAAAAGATACCTACGATGTTTACTTGGCAGATAATGGTAAAAATGGTTTAGACTTGGCCAAGAAGATTATGCCTAACTTAATCATTTCCGATATCATGATGCCAGAAATGGATGGGTATGAATTGACACAAAGAATACGAGAAGACAATCATATTTGTCACTTGCCAATTATCTTACTTACTGCCAAAAAATCAGAAGAAAGTAAACTGAAAGGCTATGAATACGGAGTGGATGCTTATGTGACCAAGCCATTCAATTCGGAGGTGCTTTTAGCAAGAATTCTGACGTTAATTGAAAACAGAAAGAATCAGCAAAACCGATTCAGAGTAGATATTGATATCCAACCAAGTGAGATTACCTTCACTTCATTAGACGAAAAATTCCTAAACAGATTAGTGAAAATCGTTGAGGACAATATCTCCGATTCTGAGTTTACAGTAGAGAAATTGGCGATGGAATATGGAGTCACCACTTTGAGGTTGAACCAGAAATTAAAAGCCTTAACAGGTCAAACAGCCAAAGGGTTTATTCGAAACATTCGCTTAAAGCGTGCCGCCCAGCTGCTTAAACTTGGTCGATTTAACGTGAGTGATGTAACTTACGAGGTTGGGTTTAACGATCTGAAATACTTTAGAAATTGCTTCAAGAAAGAGTTTGGCTTGTTGCCGTCTCAGTATGCGAAGGAGAAGAGAGCAGAGGAAGCTGAGGAGGTGGAGTAG
- a CDS encoding sulfatase-like hydrolase/transferase, with protein sequence MKHQIVLLLLLTVLSPIYNGVNAQNKPNILWVLTDDQRFDSIRAFNKMTTGKEMSELGYVESPNVDRLAEMGTTFINTYCQSPACAPSRTAMHLGRYPFRSGIFEFEYYNNKAAHFQPTLPEQMEQLGYQTLHIGKLGVRIRTLKNGRAVKHQIYQTDIDFKKLAEEGFTDWGKMWAKEVEGEKLDTPIKNLEFFVTEEGKFEYVSKELEESRPQYKGSGAAAMKKYDLLRQYNEKKGPQTPFSPGILAGVSSRKSGNTRDGFYAQIFEAYLNNLEGDYTIGSQSFDKIDESKPLFCHIGFDFPHTPVLPPKEYAERFEKYDYQIPQFDASSEFEKMPKQLKQQVKQAYTDHFTDAEKLKMIQYYYAFCAYGDQLIGQSVDAFIDYSEKRNQEWMIVYVCGDHGWKLNDHGSVSKFSPWEVDVHNPIIVVSSDKKKFPKGKVVEDFTEFVDVAPTILASGGADLEHASFHYLDGLNLAKVAAEEAPKRDYVIGESHAVTGPRAFIRTKEYMFSLKVRPNKKRGENMEWARNASDKELDMCLYAIKDDPKEVNNLAYNKKYQSITKVMKKKLIDIVLGDNRVEVQWGKKADGTKVFRSKFAEGAHDYRLKIKGNL encoded by the coding sequence ATGAAACATCAAATTGTATTACTACTATTACTAACAGTTTTGTCCCCTATTTACAATGGGGTCAATGCTCAAAATAAACCGAACATTTTATGGGTACTCACGGACGACCAACGCTTCGATTCGATTAGAGCATTCAATAAAATGACCACAGGAAAAGAGATGAGCGAATTGGGGTATGTAGAATCTCCCAATGTCGATCGATTGGCAGAGATGGGGACAACTTTTATCAATACATATTGTCAGTCGCCCGCCTGTGCACCCTCAAGAACGGCCATGCATTTGGGTAGATATCCATTCCGTTCAGGCATTTTCGAATTCGAATATTATAACAACAAAGCAGCACACTTTCAGCCCACCCTTCCAGAACAAATGGAGCAATTGGGGTATCAGACTTTACATATTGGGAAATTGGGGGTAAGAATTAGAACCCTAAAAAATGGGAGAGCAGTAAAGCATCAGATTTATCAAACAGATATAGATTTTAAGAAACTGGCCGAAGAAGGATTTACCGATTGGGGGAAAATGTGGGCCAAAGAAGTGGAAGGAGAAAAGCTAGATACTCCCATCAAAAACTTAGAATTCTTTGTTACTGAAGAAGGAAAATTCGAGTACGTCTCCAAAGAATTGGAAGAAAGCAGACCTCAGTATAAAGGATCGGGTGCTGCTGCTATGAAGAAATACGATCTTCTTAGACAATACAATGAGAAAAAAGGACCACAAACGCCTTTCTCTCCTGGAATTTTGGCTGGGGTGAGTTCAAGAAAATCGGGGAATACAAGAGATGGGTTTTATGCTCAAATATTTGAAGCTTACTTAAATAACTTGGAGGGTGATTATACCATCGGTAGCCAATCATTTGATAAGATCGATGAGTCTAAACCTCTGTTCTGCCATATTGGTTTTGACTTCCCACATACGCCTGTGCTTCCACCAAAAGAATATGCCGAACGTTTCGAAAAATACGATTATCAAATTCCTCAATTTGATGCATCATCCGAGTTCGAGAAGATGCCAAAGCAATTGAAACAACAAGTAAAACAAGCCTATACAGATCATTTTACGGATGCAGAGAAATTAAAAATGATCCAATATTATTATGCATTCTGTGCCTATGGCGATCAGTTAATTGGTCAGTCGGTCGATGCTTTTATTGATTATAGCGAAAAGAGAAATCAGGAATGGATGATTGTGTATGTCTGTGGAGATCATGGTTGGAAATTGAATGACCATGGATCGGTATCAAAATTCTCGCCTTGGGAAGTGGACGTGCATAATCCAATTATAGTAGTATCATCTGATAAGAAGAAATTTCCGAAAGGAAAAGTAGTGGAAGACTTCACTGAATTTGTGGATGTAGCACCTACGATTTTAGCTTCGGGAGGAGCAGATCTTGAGCATGCTTCTTTTCATTATTTAGATGGATTGAACTTAGCAAAAGTGGCCGCAGAGGAAGCTCCCAAAAGAGATTATGTTATAGGTGAAAGTCACGCTGTAACAGGTCCAAGAGCATTTATTAGAACAAAAGAGTATATGTTTTCCTTAAAGGTTCGCCCCAATAAAAAAAGGGGAGAGAATATGGAATGGGCTAGAAATGCAAGTGATAAAGAATTGGATATGTGTCTATATGCTATCAAAGACGATCCCAAAGAGGTGAATAACCTTGCCTATAATAAGAAATACCAATCGATTACAAAAGTCATGAAAAAGAAGCTGATTGATATCGTATTGGGAGATAACCGTGTGGAAGTACAATGGGGAAAGAAAGCCGATGGTACCAAAGTGTTTAGAAGCAAATTTGCAGAAGGGGCACACGATTATCGATTGAAGATAAAGGGTAACCTTTAG
- a CDS encoding arylsulfatase: MMNYTTSNLLIFFLLLLPTFSFGQKKQAPNVILILTDDQGIGDLGCHGNPWLKTPNIDKFYEQSVRLTDFHVSPLCTPTRAAIMTGQYPIRNGAWATYKGRDALSKGQLTMADVFKSAGYSTALFGKWHLGDNYPVRPSDSGFDNVVQHLAGGIGELSDYWGNSYFDDVYYVNNQPQQFQGYCTDVWFSEAMKFINQQEKEQPFFIYLPLNAPHDPLIVDEKYAAPYKKFEGSEIIDANLYGMIANIDENFGKFRKFLRKKGLDKNTILIYMSDNGTRFGYSRDGKLGYNYHLKGMKGDKFEGGHRVPFFIQWMDGGIEGGKDISSLSAHVDLIPTLAHLCGIPLPKNQVFDGIDLSGVLTKNEEAKDRSVFVHHRQDWRPPLQEKGTCVLKNEWRLINGHQLYNMKSDPQQTTNVADENKELVEALLEENKSFYQQTKTYPTFYELPSSVIGATPQKEVKLTIQHAIGEDKGIWKCEQVADGMKNKNNTHALEIQTDGEYLISCRRWPKECAGPMHGIPSKNPKDLFDYKTIQPEKVRIKIGNQMLEKEVNPEVDEVVFKVTLEKGKTLLVNDFVEGDEVYGVYYTYITFISEI; encoded by the coding sequence ATGATGAATTATACAACTTCAAACCTACTTATATTTTTTCTATTACTACTTCCTACATTTTCATTTGGACAAAAGAAACAAGCTCCGAATGTAATTTTGATACTGACCGACGATCAGGGAATCGGGGATTTGGGATGCCACGGAAACCCTTGGTTGAAGACACCGAATATTGATAAGTTTTATGAGCAATCGGTCCGTCTCACAGACTTTCATGTGAGTCCGCTTTGCACACCAACCAGAGCTGCAATTATGACGGGGCAATATCCAATTCGTAATGGTGCTTGGGCGACTTATAAAGGAAGAGATGCCTTATCAAAAGGACAGCTGACAATGGCCGATGTTTTTAAATCGGCAGGCTATTCGACTGCCCTTTTTGGAAAATGGCATTTGGGAGATAATTATCCGGTTCGACCATCAGATAGTGGTTTCGATAATGTAGTGCAACATTTGGCTGGTGGCATTGGGGAATTATCAGATTATTGGGGCAACAGTTATTTCGACGATGTGTATTATGTCAACAATCAACCCCAACAATTCCAAGGGTATTGTACCGACGTGTGGTTTTCCGAAGCCATGAAGTTCATCAATCAGCAAGAAAAAGAGCAACCTTTCTTTATTTATCTACCATTAAACGCTCCTCACGATCCACTCATTGTCGATGAAAAATATGCCGCTCCCTACAAGAAATTTGAGGGTTCAGAAATTATTGATGCGAACCTTTATGGTATGATTGCCAACATCGATGAGAACTTTGGGAAGTTTAGAAAATTCCTCAGAAAGAAAGGGCTCGATAAGAATACCATTTTGATTTATATGAGCGATAATGGTACTCGCTTTGGTTACTCAAGAGATGGAAAATTGGGGTACAATTACCACCTCAAAGGAATGAAAGGTGATAAATTTGAAGGAGGACATCGCGTACCGTTTTTTATTCAATGGATGGATGGTGGAATTGAAGGAGGAAAAGATATAAGCTCGCTTTCTGCACATGTCGATTTGATTCCCACTTTAGCTCATTTATGTGGAATTCCTCTCCCTAAAAATCAAGTATTTGATGGCATCGACTTGTCGGGAGTACTCACCAAGAATGAGGAAGCAAAAGATAGAAGTGTTTTTGTGCATCACCGACAAGATTGGCGTCCTCCTTTACAAGAAAAAGGGACTTGCGTTTTAAAGAACGAATGGCGACTAATTAACGGACATCAGTTATATAATATGAAATCGGATCCTCAACAGACGACGAATGTGGCCGACGAAAATAAAGAATTGGTGGAGGCTCTTTTGGAAGAAAATAAATCATTCTATCAACAAACAAAAACGTATCCTACTTTCTATGAATTGCCTTCATCAGTGATTGGTGCAACTCCTCAAAAAGAAGTAAAGCTTACCATCCAACATGCTATTGGTGAAGATAAAGGCATTTGGAAATGCGAACAGGTAGCTGATGGGATGAAGAACAAAAACAATACACACGCTCTTGAGATCCAAACCGATGGAGAGTATTTGATATCCTGCCGTCGTTGGCCTAAAGAATGTGCTGGACCAATGCACGGAATTCCTTCTAAAAACCCCAAAGATTTGTTTGACTATAAAACGATCCAACCGGAAAAGGTGAGGATAAAAATTGGAAATCAGATGTTGGAGAAAGAGGTCAATCCCGAAGTGGATGAGGTTGTGTTTAAAGTGACTTTGGAAAAAGGAAAGACATTGTTGGTGAATGATTTTGTGGAGGGTGATGAGGTGTATGGTGTTTACTATACATACATCACGTTCATAAGCGAAATATAA